The proteins below come from a single Mucilaginibacter mali genomic window:
- a CDS encoding zeta toxin family protein produces MPDLYIIAGCNGAGKTTASYTVLPELLNCHEFVNADNIAAGLSPFNPEGVAREAGRIMLQRINTLLDTGADFAFETTLATRSYVSFIKRAQGMGYEVTLLYFWLSSPEAAIKRVAKRVSKGGHHIPDDVIKRRYHRGIENLLNLYIPICNRWLVNSNMDFSETVAHGSKELGEIVINNDIWDTIVKKSHDK; encoded by the coding sequence ATGCCTGACTTATATATTATTGCCGGCTGCAATGGCGCAGGGAAAACCACCGCCAGCTATACGGTACTACCCGAATTGCTGAACTGCCATGAATTTGTTAATGCCGATAACATTGCCGCCGGATTATCACCCTTCAATCCCGAAGGTGTAGCGCGGGAAGCCGGGCGTATTATGCTGCAAAGGATAAACACACTATTGGATACAGGGGCCGATTTTGCTTTTGAAACAACGCTGGCTACACGTAGTTATGTATCGTTTATAAAAAGGGCGCAAGGCATGGGGTATGAAGTTACGTTGCTGTATTTTTGGTTAAGCTCGCCGGAAGCTGCGATAAAACGTGTAGCAAAGCGTGTGAGTAAGGGTGGGCATCATATTCCTGACGATGTAATTAAGCGAAGATATCATAGGGGAATTGAAAACCTGTTAAATTTATACATACCTATATGCAACAGATGGTTGGTAAATAGCAATATGGATTTTTCTGAAACCGTAGCCCATGGCTCAAAAGAATTAGGTGAAATAGTTATAAATAACGATATTTGGGATACTATCGTTAAGAAAAGTCATGATAAGTAA